tcaGAACTGATCATAACTGACTCCAGAAAAAAGATTCACAGCAACAAGTATCTCTTATAAacttaaatcatggagctatagctaTATGCTTAAATCTAGCTTATTTTTGTTTCccttatgaataaaaaaaaaaaaggagaaaagcaTAAGCCTCATGTTGTTACTATGAAATCTTGTTTCCATTCATCAAGTTAAGGTGTGTTATGACTCGGTACTCTAATCAATTTCTTGCAATATCATAATCAATTTTTCGTATTTCTTGCATCTTTGAAGATATTGATCTTTTCCAGTTGTAAagtttttcttttatcaaaataaatagcaaatagaaaagaaaggaaatatacCTCATCTACTCCTGTTCATTCAGTTATGTTATGATTTATCATTCCTCATTCAGCAGTTGCTTGCCAAGTCTCGTTCTTGTGATGAGTTGACAGTAAAATCTGCAGTTCTCGAGTGTTCAGTTACACTCCCTTTTTTGAGCTTGTTTGTAGAGTTGGTACCTCGCAGGCTCGTACATGGTAAAAGATACATATCCTCCACTCGGTAAACATTAATCAGTTGAGAGAGAAAATCATTCACCTCCATAATAATAAAGCACACTGAATCGTTATTTCACTTGAATAATCGACGAAATGAACAACCCGACCCGACCAGAGGGAACGagtttcacaaaataaatacatgtcaCCTCCATGATCGCTGGTAACTTGTGACAAATTTCAGATACTTTCTCCAAAGCAAATTTCCTTCAATCTATGcattagaaaagaaaaacaagatgACAGATGAAATCACAAAACCATCAAATTATGATCTGCAGCTACATTTGCACCTTCCATCATCTCCCCATCAGTGGCAGCCGCTGCAGCCCCCTCGTTGAAATCTGTTGTCGGCTTTGCTATCCCTGTGGTCATGTTGGTGGTCGATGCAGCTCCCGCCGTCGTTGTCGGAATCCTCATGTTAGGCAAATTCTTCCTCACTCTTTCGTCTACATCTTTCCCTCGTTGGTTTTCGAAGTCTCGCACAAAAGCTTCCTGTTGATTTCGAGGCATATGTACGTTGTCGATAAATAGCTTGACTGGATCTGTTCTTGAAAAGTATGCCAATTTCCCCATTCTTCTGGCGACTTTCAACGCCACAATTTGGGGGTGTCTAGCCTCCCTAATCCTCTTCGGTAGATCTTCTGCAATATATATGTTGGTCCCTTTCAAATTTTTGGCATGCCTTTGTACCAAAACTTTGTCGGAGTATCTTAGGAAGCGAGCCTTAATGGCTCTTGGCCTCCCTCCGGCTGGCTTTCCTGAAAGTCGATGTAACCGTTGATATTCGAAGTTGTCTGCCAGTGCAGGTGGGATTTTAAGAAAATTCACGTGGAGGTCCCGAAGAACTTTCTTAACATCCTCATTGGGCTTCTCTTCAATCCCGCTGTATATTAGATTTTATCTTGCCACGTAGGTACTAAGCTTATCTATCTCATCCTGGAGCATTTTTTCCTTTGACTTAACGTCCTCTTCAATTACTTCCATCTTTGCCTTCATATCCTGAGCTTCGTGACTCTGAAATTCGATACTCTCCTTGAGATTGATTATCGTTTCCTCAAGTTTCTTCAAACGTTGGCCAAAAGTCTCTTGCAACGTATTCAATCTCACATCGATTTTTTCCCATTGACTGTCAAGGAGTATCCGAATCGATGGCAACAAGTTTGTCTCCGGGCTTGGCGGCGTGCCCGACCTTGCACGTTTCGCTGAGCTTGTCTTCCCTCCCTTACTCGTATAGTGAGCCATGCTTATGTGTATTATGTAATGAGCATGAGAGAGGCCTAACAAAACACGTCTTAATCCTTCGAGCACATCGTACATAGTATatgcaactttatttataaatagagcgccccttacgatagttgttaagaacgcggccaaattgttaggttttttgcactgtgtccaaggcgtttttattttgtttgattttttatttttaataaatattttgttaaatagcgatttttacgtcaaatattaaattcatatcacaaaatatttttaattgtagaaatatatataatatcatgcaattattcattctatatatattttataataaaatttataattgttgcggtctttaaaaaaggatagtcgattgatcaggtgatgaccacacgtatcacgtgatctgaaaatcagcttcataccgctttgatcgcactcgacggtgaccggactgactgccaaaaaaagatcgaaaaatgactcaaatgtaagtttccctttattttattaaattcaaattaggaataggaatatatttaatgggcaatattttaataaatgataaacaaacgaggacaaaactcatattttgggagtaatatcatacttgggtgcaggaaacagtacgtttagaagttctaacctgtttttaacgcattgtcgcctatgaggtccatacatgttaatgtttggacctcattggtactaggagtgtaTGCAACTACATACATGGATTAAGAATTATTCTACGCTCTTTACCGTTCCAACTGGTTGTATATTGCAGCCGAAACGAACCAGCTCGTCAGGAAAGAAAGTCGGTTCGGCTAcagtatatatgcatatatatattagGCCTATGACATGTGTGGGGGTGtaggggtgtgtgtgggtgagtttgttcgttttgtgtgatcgagcgcctttggaacgttgattcatgattttgcccccaatctgaaaaatggatcgacgcccctgtaaGTCATACATGGGTAAAAGcaacaatttcaatttaaaaagatACATGTTAGGAGTTTTGATGAACATAGATTACAATGTTTAAAGAGCAAGTGTGCACAAAAATTTAttagatataataaaatagaataaaaaaaaatacaataagcCTATTAGAAAGTGATGAATATTAGacaattaaaaattcaaatactAATTGGATTAAAATGAAGACTAAAACAATGACAAAAATCCGTTAAAAATTTGAGTTGATTCCAAGGCTATGAAAGTAAAATGTATTGAGaattatcattctttttctcGCATGCTCTCTCtataattattacatgtatgtgcctGTATTGTAATGGTAATGCTTTTTAAACTAAAGttaatttaatatttgtttgtatttcattgtatttattaaataatgttaCAGGGCCACAAACACAGGCACATGCTGCTTTCAAGACGTCCTGggtttttcctttcttttctttactttgtaatttcttgcttttgttattttgccgaataaaattgaattgaattgtctACTCTTCATCATTCAGCTCGACCCATGGAAATCCCTGCTACGGGCCAGTAAATGATATCCACTCTATTATGATTAGCTTATTAACATGTTTGTAGGCCAAATGGTACCaaaatggccgaaagcttgcACAGATGAAGAGGAAACTCATCATCGAGAGCTATTAAACATCTATATAGTTATCATAATTCATCCGAGTGTATCATCTTTTCCTCGCAGCATTGCCATAATCCGAGGTCAAATTTGTTCATCaaaggggtaaaaaaaaaattgtttctagATGTCATTTGTCTGTCGGAACATATTTGATTGAAAGTATTTCTACTATTACCCACTTTCTATTCATGTTTCATATGCTTTAAGGCAACCTTTACCAAAGCCCGTTTACAGCTAATGTAAAGGGTTCAATAATGTGCGTTAAACTGGAGTACcatctatttatattttcatacagAAAATGTAAATCGCCAGAGAACCTTTTCCCAAGTCGTTGATTCTTTGTGAAAAGTTGATAtttcaagaaagaaagaaagaacacaataattatacattcgttttttccccttaaaatgtagatttaaaaaaaaaaaaattctttatcaGTTAATTTGGagaacattttcagaatatctctaagcttttttttcaaagtaccAAGAAACGGCAtaacttttgaaaaataaatttcagacCTTCAAGCAGATTTAGtaaatgcaaacaaattgtgAAATCAGCGAGACTAATATctcaatatatttcatattaataacATTTTCGAAAAATAAACATTGTAAAAGAAAGTGCACGTCCCACGTTGCGTTCACATTATGTTTACAATATAGAGACGTCCACGGTGTAGGACGACTATCTTCACACTATTAAATTTGAACATTGTTcggtgtgaatcacatattcacataatcCGCTATGTAAACACGCTGTGTTGAATTATGTTCAGACTGGTACAGTGCCATATTATACAAACGTTTTCAAGTGagataaatatatgtatattatgaaCAACcacaaatcatatttcatatttatttgtttattcaatgTTCACCACATACGCACCTATACCTACTGAGCATTGAAATATGCAATCACTCATGTACATATAAGACATTATTACGTAAGAAATGATAGAGAAACATTAATGAAGACATGTACAGCATTGTTAataagtaagatggaagatgaaaatgcaaaatacaccATGGGGAACGCTTATTATCAAGTTTTAAACAaggtgggtgatttcaagtagtCCCCAGTACTGTGTTGTTAGATGTTGGAGTTCAATCAGGCTGAGATGAGTTCCGAAATAGACTTTGGACAGTTTCCAACACCATTGTTGAAAATACTCACTAAGGTTGCAATAATAattaaggaaaaagagaaaatttacTCAAAGTAGAATACAAAACACGTTTTAATTGTGTAAAGTCAGGATATACAAAACTTATGAGAGCTAAGTAATTTATTGATGATTTGGACCTTGGACAAGTGTCGCAATACGCAATAGACACAATAAGGTCATGTGTTTTCTGATGAATCTTACTTGGTTTCCTTTTTTGACGAGGTATCGTATTCAAATATTGACATATTATAGGATAGCAATTTTTCGGTGCTATCATTTGACTAATATTTCACAGACGAATACACTGTATTTCTACCTGGCTCATCTTGTACTTTGATTATATTCACCATGTTTACCAATCCTGCTGATTacctgataaaaaaatattttaaacataatGTCACATCCCCTAGTCATGTATCTTCCTTTTCCAAAGTACCGCCCTAACATTCCGTTTACAATCTCTGTGAAACAATAGAGATTTCTACATTAAATATTAACACAACCGAATGCAATGTGTTTATGTGTTCTCTATTTTAGGGAGCAGGTTGCAATAAAAAAGGTACGAGGCATAGGTCAATGGACCTATGCAGGTATGTTTTCCGGGTGGGGTGCAAGATCCGTAAACATTTTCAAAGAAACTCGGGGGCGAGAGAGTATAAGGTTTAAGTTTCTGGAAAAACtgccccatgccccccccccccttgctgcGTATGGCCATGAATAGGTCTATACCTGAGACATCATTAAAATACAATTCTTGCgttattaatttttcatatatcttctaacaattcattcaattcaattacagAGTTGAAGCTGGAAAATTTATGCTTTCAAATTTCTATAGGCACAATgaaattacactgtaaaaaaaaaaaaaaaaacattattaaaaCCGCACATTTAAAAAGTTGTTACAAATTTAGGTGAAaatcgtgaaaaaaaaaatgaaatcaacatGATATGAATCGTACATTTAAACAAAGAGACGACTTGCAGGAGAGAAGACTGGCATTTTGTGCAAACTTTTAATGATGTCAAAAAACGACTGTATGAGGGGAGGGGCGGCCATAGTCTATTGCCTTTTCTAGTAAAAACCAACTAAAAAGGGCAATTGACTATTTTCAAATCTTGTGTTCTTGTTTGACATTGTTGATGTTTTTAGAACGAAGAGATATgttggtatattttttttcgaggTAACCTTGTCTTACACAGAGGatgatttgatttttctgcattttttttaccccatgccAATCTTCTCTCTTCAAGTGTTGGTTAATACATATATGACgtgtatttgtatatatatccTAATGCCTaagataattttacaaattctCCGTGTATTctttaaataatattattttactttgttGCATTAAAGAATGCTATAAAAGACTGGAGCACAATATTGTAGAATATAtaacctatatacatgtacatatatatatattgccaaGTAATCCCTCTTAGGTAAATTGAATCTAATTTACGTATAGTGGTTTTATATCATTGTTCtaaaacaagattatatttacattcattaGAAGAGTCATTGTTCTAAAACAAGAACATGAgataatttgtaaataacaaagagaaataaacatgaaaaaaggaaaataataaagaatacaAAGCTGAAAATGTCGctgtatgaaaataaaagcaGATTGAGTGAAGTCGAAGCCTTATGTACAGGTCAATCTTAGAATGTATTCTGAAATATTCCTAATGGATAATGCATAGCTCAACAAGTTACTTATTCATGTAATAAGTTTCACTCACTTGTGTAACGTATGCAAGCATGTATAttacatatttacatatttCAGACACAGCATCTAATGCACGCATAAGAGAAATGATACTAAACATCTAAAACAAACATCTTTTTTTGTGAAAGACTTGTGTCATTTCATTTCAACCGCTGTAAGTTATAAAAACTAGAACCCCTTTGTCATTTTTTGGATAGAACACTTAGTTCTTTTAAtgttagtggggggggggggtggcaatcAATGATGAACAATCTCAACGTGCATACATGTGACTCTGTATAGGACATTGCAACGGAGGCAAATTGAAACTGATGACCCATCCGTAGACCAGCAACACCATGATTGATACTGCTGAGCCCGGCTATCCTCccatttttatttgtcaatttcacatgtatcatttagtatgtatttttatttgtttttaacgatgaaatgaaatcaatttaaaaacaggtggataaattgatttgaaaaaaaatataacagatTGCATGATAAGATTTGAAGTTTTACTATATATTATAACACTAACACTAAGTTTCAGGGCTTGCCTCTCATACAAGCATGCAGCTTTTCTGGGATTTTTGGACAAAGGCAGTTCGATCTATTGAGCAAAGTTTGAATTTGTtctcttttctattttgttattaatattcatgattgaCATGCTTTGTGGTATATTTCACAATgtacataaaaatcaataaatacagtacaaaatattaattatgacaattttcaaTGCCTCTCTGCGTAGTACTTTTGATAACAAGTCGTTTATATCAATAACGcaatattattacttttatcGAATTTAGTACATATCTAAAtcagataataataacaaatttatatttattaattcaaataCAGTACATAAATCACGAATTAATGAGTTTCCTTAATTAATGTAAATAAACTTAAGCTCAGATTTTATCAATGAGCTGCATTGACCCTATGATAGAATACattaaatgcaaataaaaaaccTTTCAATCAGCTGCGTCAATTAAAACATGCCTGCCcttacacacacactcacacacctTCATATACCCCTACTCCCATAAACACAACGAATCAATATCATTTGATCttacacacacagacacacgcTCATCCGTGTACGTTCGCAAAGGCAGTTCGACCTTTTGATAAAGTTCAAATTTGTTCTCTTTTCTATCTTGttatcaattttcatgattggcatcctttgtgatatatttcactatgtacagaaaatcaataaatacagtacaaaatataaattacgACAACTTGCAATGCCTCTCTGCGTATCAAATTTTAGTacatatccaaaaaagaaaataattaaaaatgcgtatttcatcattttgaaatacagtACATAAATCATGAATTAATGAGTTTCCAAGAATTTCGTTAACATAACcaaatacatattaaaaaacTTCAGATCAGATTATTTCAATGAACTGCATTGACTCTATGATACAatattcataaaatgcaaataaacacCTTGCAATCAGCTGCGTCAATTACACACACACTTACccgcacacaccctcacacacacatactcccATAAACACAACGAATCAATAACATTTGATCttacacacacagacacatccTCATCCGTGCATGTTCGCACACCCCTTCTCAGCTACAAACGTCATATTAAACTCATCTTGTTTAtctttctctcattctttctgtttctttcCCTATGCTAGtaagcaaatgagcaagatatTCCTGCacaatctcgtgaattgtgagacttcaaatctgaaagaatttaaccactttttattcaaataatattgattattcTTATACCATAGGAAAgggtaaatgttactcttttatattggtcgtttcttttgaataaaataatttgataagtgAATTTCAGGCCTGAATAGATGCCTCAAACGGaattttcttcttctgtatGTGGCACCTCTTAGATGGGTCAGCATCCaactttttccatcaagatacGAGAGGAAATTTCTGGTATTTCTGAGAAGTATAAAATCCAgagttttgattggctgaataatgttttcaaaacaacaggcgCGTGTAATTCGAAGAGATAACCACATTGTGAGTGTGATCTTGCAGATGCCCAGTGTGGTATGTTCGggtttgcgtgggtgtgtggtctctatgactaATCAGAGTGAAGTAGTATTGTTTTAtaagctgctaaatgtacttggcctatgaaaagctggctggtgacccatctaaaatacttCTTATTATAAAACCAATATCATAtcaaagcttagatcttcagctgtATCATAATTTAAAGATCATttgtgctcaaacagaaattaagtatAAAAGAACAACTTaggttgcatgaaaataatgcaaacaTCCTCTCATCATGAACATTACtaggataaaagaagctactttttgaggACCTGCCAACTGACTTCCTCTATCTAATCCTTCTTTTTAACATagttcatagatcacaaaaatcATGAGTTCCATTAAATCATTAACCAAATAGTTCATCAGCGAGATGGATTTGACCAGCCTCTTCTAGAGCAGACTGCAAGGCTTTCTGCTCtgtattctttgtttgcttCTTTCTCCAACTACGGAGCATTGAAAGTGTTCCCATGTACGAGACGCCCGGTCCTTTGTTGTTCTCCTCAACATAACGGTTGATATCCTCTGGTCCGAAGCCAAGAGCATTTCCAAGATCATCTATCTCCGGTCGTGAGACCTTTTTTGCAACGGTTGTCATAATGCCATCAAAGTCCCTCTCTCGAGCTGGATTGATTCTAGATTATTGATTTGATAAATTATTACAAAGTGTAAACCTTTTAACACTGCTGATTTCCACTATTACTGCCATTAATCTCCCAGATTTTCTCTAATCAGATTATTCTGCGCTTGTTTCACTTCTTAACAATCACGTCCACCCCTGAAAAACATcgatttgaatcaacagagctaagtgaaatgcaaattagagagtcgatgatgtcccccactcactctttcatttgtttgttattgtttgaattatacaatatttcaaattttactgatttaaaggaccaacttgattgaaccacaaaatgttgaaacaaCATGTTAATGGAGGAGCAACgctttgtttcacataataacaAGGTGAacatgaaatagtgagtgggtgacgccATCATCATTTGGATACTGACAAGGATGTGCATTTCCGGCGCAAAATCAGGTGCAATTTTAAATGTCGTGATTTTGAGCGTTATGCCTATtggttttgcattttttttttcaaatcaactctttCACAGgctgaacttgtcctttaagtgcgTCACGCAAGTTTCACGTTTTTACcctcaaaatgaatatttcgtTCTTTCTATTTCTTGCTGTTTTGGATGCTTTTCgtgtttttattgcaatatggTTGTTAATTCAACAGGGGATTAATAAGagcaaacaaatacatgtatctttcagAAGCTACCAATTacttaatttgtattattttccccttttttcccctttttaacaAATTAATTGAGATAATAAAAgcttccatccatccttttcCATAGTAATACCAAATGTCCAAAGTAGACTTTTTCTTTTCCAACAACTTATTGAGATGATAAAAGTTCCCATCCATCTTTCTGAAAAGTAATACCAAAGGTACTCTTTTCTGCGTAAATCAATTGGCAATGTTAGCAATTATTAGAAgtattttaatgattaaaacGTACCGTAAGGTTTCATCTGATGTCTGCTGCGCCTGTAAACTTGTTGCACCGTGTTctaaaaaaatcaggaaaagtCATTTCGATAACTTTGATTCTATCATgtgcataattatatttttcaaattcgAAGAAGGGattgaagagaaagaaaacgaaagataaataaaaacatatccATTCAAACCAAGTGTGAACATTTGCTTGTGAAACAATAGGTTTCGTCTCGTTTGAATCATATATCTTTATTCACTTCTAAAGTAAGTTACTTATGTCTTAATGAGCGGATTAAGTGGGAATGTTATTTATCATTCAAAGTCAACATGAATATGGGTTATTATAACAAGATACTAAAATAAGTTATGCATTGGTTTAAGATatcaatttgatatcaaacacgATGTTGGTTCTTATTTCATACCTGCCATTTTACATTTCTAATTTATtcgatatattaaaaaaatattaaatagacaAAATACGTAATTATTTAGATTTAAACTGTATTGGTACTACGCAAAAGGGGCATTAAATAAACACATGctacaaatgtttgttttttatatatattttcaatacacTTATCTTATCAAGAATATACATAATGGACAGAAGACAACATTAAAGCCAAAGGAAAgattaactaaaaaaaatgtgtaaaggTTTTTGATCTGTAATGGGTTTTAATTGCCCCGTAATACAAGGGTTCGCGATTAATTGTTATTTTAAAAGAAtagttctgattggttcctcTTCAGTCTACTGAACAAAATGCACATGCAATGATGATCTTGATAGATCATTCCATTTAGCAATAATCGCTAAACTTGGAGCCCCGATATAACGTATGTACttatgtggatttttttttcttattgtcaATACAATTCagatcactagcgtacctacggggggggggcagggggggcactctgccccccccccctgacgagccacaacccatacaaaatacatatcactgcccccctgacgagcttgaaagaccttttatgccccccccccctgacgagcttgaagacctttattgccccccccccccccctgacgagcttgaagacctttttttttttttttgcttgtcaattttttttctggtacaataaccttaatttttgattgaagaccttttttttttttttttttttttttttttgcttgtcaatttttttggcggccgattttgccccccctgtggaaaatcctaggtacgccactgattcaGTTGTATTGTGATCAGTCATTTCATGATCGAATATAACTCCCAAATTATGGGTTGTTTGTGACGGATCGATAGAAGTGCTACTAATATCTATGTGATATGAGTGATTTATTACTTATTTTTTCCACTGTGGTTGTATGACTTTTTGAAGTGGGCGCAGATTATAGAAATGTACGctaaatttatataaaagtgCCTACTTAATCGCGCACAGGTTAACCCTTCGTGCTTAAAGAAATTAAATACTACTTTTTGACCGAGTGATACAAGTACTGGATGTGACACGACTGATAATCAATTTTTCCTTTATAACAAAAGTTTGGTACAATAATACAATTTTAGATTTATCATCATTCACTTTCAGGCTATTAGGTACAAACCAAGTCTTACGGTTTCGTAGACAATGTTTCAAGTTGTGTGATAGCCAAGGACAGTAACGGACTTTTAGGTTGAAAGGACAAAGAGATATGTGTGTCATCAGCAATAACAATGGTAACCTACGCCGCATTTAAGAAATATTTACTGATTGGTTgcatataaactcctcaa
This is a stretch of genomic DNA from Lytechinus pictus isolate F3 Inbred unplaced genomic scaffold, Lp3.0 scaffold_37, whole genome shotgun sequence. It encodes these proteins:
- the LOC135158109 gene encoding uncharacterized protein LOC135158109; translated protein: MSDVQFEEHGTKDRLPRNSIAKGSHRRLHASDEYSLSSVGKIISFCRLINGPKICEPVKFDVPNQPDSVLISMKAGQSKKLEANCSFRLDFPTHHRKENVPPQEHGATSLQAQQTSDETLRINPARERDFDGIMTTVAKKVSRPEIDDLGNALGFGPEDINRYVEENNKGPGVSYMGTLSMLRSWRKKQTKNTEQKALQSALEEAGQIHLADELFG